A region of the Clostridia bacterium genome:
GCCTATTGGCGGTAGTCATTAACTACCACAAGTCTACTTTCAGCAAGCAAACGCTTACTTTGATATACTACGCTACTTTGGCTTATTTGTCAACCAAATAAACGTTAATAAAAGAAGTGTTGCACCCCGTGAGGGGTGTGTGGATTGAAATATTGACAACCTTTATATCATTTGGTATAATAAATCTTACACTTGCGAGAAGTGTGCGGGCTGAAATATAAATGATACGCAAAAGCGACGAAAAATTTATTGTTACGGCGAGCCGAGAGAAGACGAAGCGCCGAATTTCTTGTTAAAAGAGCTAAACGCAAATTATTTAAGCATTAAATTAGAAGTTGCAATGAGGATAGTTTATACAATCTCACAGCGTGTAAATAGTAAGTCACAGAGGTAAATTAAAATGAAAAAGCTGTATATCATAGGTGGTACAATGGGGGTCGGGAAGACTACCGTATGCCAGCAATTAAAAAAGGTTTTGGCAAAAAGCGTGTTTCTTGACGGTGATTGTTGTTGGGATATGCAACCTTTTGTTGTTAACGAAGAAACGAAAGCAATGGTTATAAAAAATATCTGTTTTTTACTCAATCAATTCTTACATTGTTCCGTTTACGAAAATATAATTTTTTGTTGGGTATTGCACCAGCAAGATATAATTGATACTATTCTTAATAGTCTTGATACTACAAATTGCGAATTGGCAATTATTTCTCTCCTTTGTAATGCTAACACGCTAAATGCAAGATTGGACAAAGACATTCGTGAGGGCATTCGAAGTAATGATGTAATCGAAAGAAGCGTTGGGAGAATACCACTTTATGATAACCTTTCTACCGAGAAAATTATTACAGATGGAAAAAGTGTTGACGATATCGTAAAAGAAATTGTAGACAAGTTTTAAAAAGTTAGTCCGCAAGTGCGTAGATAAAATGACAAATAAATTCTTTCGCAGTAATATAAGTGAGGCGTATCCGCTAAAAATTGTTAAGCGCTACTTTATTTATGTTTTAATGCAAATAAAAAATTAAAAAATTAGAAAACTTCAATAGCGATATCTTTACTAGCCTTACCGAAAGCTTGTAGATAGGCAAAAACTAAGCTAAGCGCTTTGCAAGCGTTCTAATGGAGTAGGTTAACGAAAATATAGCAAATAAAAAGTATCAAGAACAATTAGACGAATTATTTGCGTTAGAAATTGCAAAGTCTACTGGGTTAGAATGTGATAAAACAGTCCTAGCAAAACTTAAAAAAATTATAAAAACTAATAATTAAGCTCACTTAAAGTGGGCTTTTATTATACTTAGCTCTACAATAATAATAAGGGTAGCTAGGAGGTTTGCTAGTTCATAAGCGTTAAAACTGTAAGACCTGCGCAAATTACCGGAACGGCGATTAGCAAGCCATATAGAACAAATCGTCTAAATGAATAGTTAACCGAGTTGTCTTTGAGAATTTTTACATACATTATGCCCGCAAGCGCACCGATTGGGGTAAGAAAAGCTCCAATATTAGAACCCATAATGGCGGCAAAGACATTTACGCCTTGCGGAAC
Encoded here:
- a CDS encoding AAA family ATPase: MKKLYIIGGTMGVGKTTVCQQLKKVLAKSVFLDGDCCWDMQPFVVNEETKAMVIKNICFLLNQFLHCSVYENIIFCWVLHQQDIIDTILNSLDTTNCELAIISLLCNANTLNARLDKDIREGIRSNDVIERSVGRIPLYDNLSTEKIITDGKSVDDIVKEIVDKF